One Blattabacterium cuenoti genomic window carries:
- the clpP gene encoding ATP-dependent Clp endopeptidase proteolytic subunit ClpP, with protein sequence MNYHKNSKEFMLYAIKHKKISSLTIDEYIKFMTPYIVEERKLNVAQMDVFSRLMMDRVIFLGTAIEDQVSNIVQAQLLFLQSVDSTKDIQIYINSPGGDVYAGLGIYDTMQIVEPDVATICTGMAASMSAVLLCAGEKNKRSALKHSRVMIHQPIGGTQGQASDIEITVREILKLKQELYEIISKHSGLPIEKIEKDSDRDYWMTSIEAKEYGMIDEVLEGKKGKK encoded by the coding sequence ATGAATTATCATAAAAACTCAAAAGAGTTTATGCTGTATGCAATAAAACATAAAAAAATTAGTAGTTTAACAATTGATGAATATATTAAATTTATGACTCCTTATATTGTGGAAGAAAGAAAATTAAATGTAGCTCAGATGGATGTGTTTTCTCGTTTGATGATGGACAGAGTCATTTTTTTAGGAACAGCAATAGAAGATCAAGTATCCAATATAGTACAAGCTCAACTATTGTTTTTACAATCTGTAGATTCTACGAAGGATATACAAATATACATTAATTCTCCAGGAGGAGATGTTTATGCTGGATTAGGTATATATGATACAATGCAAATTGTAGAACCAGATGTAGCAACCATTTGTACTGGAATGGCTGCCTCCATGTCAGCTGTATTACTTTGTGCGGGAGAAAAAAATAAAAGATCTGCATTAAAACATTCTAGAGTTATGATTCATCAACCTATAGGAGGAACGCAAGGTCAAGCTTCAGATATTGAAATCACAGTTCGTGAAATTTTAAAATTGAAACAAGAACTTTATGAGATTATATCAAAACATTCTGGATTACCTATTGAAAAAATAGAAAAAGATTCAGATAGGGATTATTGGATGACTTCTATAGAAGCTAAAGAGTATGGGATGATAGACGAAGTGTTAGAAGGTAAGAAAGGTAAGAAATGA